In Candidatus Rokuibacteriota bacterium, the following proteins share a genomic window:
- a CDS encoding amino acid ABC transporter substrate-binding protein: MTGTYAKPGKYTQEGYLLCEKEINDKGGLLGRKVRFVVYDDKSEPPTAIKLYEKLITEDKVELVMGPYSSPVTNAASTVSEKYKKVMMASLAATTSIWERGFKYLFMTISPAEVYLEGLVDLAVERGLKTIAVINEDTLFSKAAAKGTIELAKKKGMQVVFHEAYPKGTTDFSALLIKIKALNPDVIAAGSYFDDAVATTRQMKELDVNPRMYGVTVGGDLPEFHQLLGKTAEYVYGSSQWEKGLPYPRIKEFVANYEKMWNREPVYHSAAAYGACQIYAEAIKRANSLESDKIREQLLKLKMTTAFGEYQVDERGFQVAHKMVLHQWQDGKKVTVWPSQVAEGKPLYPTPPWLRR, encoded by the coding sequence ATGACGGGGACCTACGCGAAGCCCGGGAAATACACCCAGGAGGGGTATCTGCTCTGCGAGAAGGAGATCAATGACAAGGGCGGCCTCTTGGGCCGCAAAGTCCGCTTCGTCGTGTACGACGACAAGTCCGAACCCCCGACGGCCATCAAGCTCTACGAGAAGCTCATCACCGAGGACAAGGTGGAGCTGGTCATGGGGCCCTACTCCAGCCCCGTCACGAATGCTGCCTCGACGGTGAGCGAGAAGTACAAGAAGGTGATGATGGCCTCCCTCGCGGCCACTACCTCGATCTGGGAGCGCGGCTTCAAGTACCTCTTCATGACCATCTCCCCTGCCGAAGTCTACCTGGAGGGGCTGGTCGATCTAGCCGTCGAGCGCGGCCTTAAGACGATTGCCGTGATCAACGAAGATACTCTCTTCTCCAAGGCGGCAGCGAAGGGCACCATCGAGCTGGCGAAGAAGAAAGGGATGCAGGTCGTCTTCCACGAGGCCTACCCCAAAGGGACGACCGATTTCTCGGCCCTCCTCATCAAGATCAAGGCGCTGAACCCGGACGTGATCGCGGCGGGGTCCTACTTCGACGACGCGGTCGCCACGACCCGGCAGATGAAGGAGCTGGACGTCAATCCGAGGATGTACGGGGTCACGGTGGGAGGCGACCTCCCGGAGTTCCACCAGCTCCTGGGGAAGACCGCGGAGTACGTGTACGGGTCCAGCCAGTGGGAGAAGGGTCTTCCCTATCCCCGCATCAAGGAGTTCGTGGCGAACTACGAGAAGATGTGGAACCGGGAGCCCGTCTACCACTCGGCTGCCGCCTACGGGGCCTGCCAGATTTACGCTGAGGCCATCAAGCGGGCCAACTCGCTGGAGTCGGACAAGATTCGCGAGCAGCTCTTGAAGCTCAAGATGACGACCGCGTTTGGTGAGTACCAGGTGGACGAGCGCGGCTTTCAGGTCGCCCACAAGATGGTTCTCCACCAGTGGCAGGATGGGAAGAAGGTGACGGTCTGGCCTTCCCAGGTGGCGGAAGGGAAGCCGCTCTACCCGACCCCTCCCTGGTTGCGCCGCTAA